The sequence GGAGTAGTAGTTGTGCGAGCATCAATTATCATTTCCACAAACATGCAAACTCGTGGGACATCTTCACACAGGCCAGAGTTCCATACAGGTGCGATGTATAGGGAAGGGTGGCACTTTGAACTTAAAAGGGAAGACGCCTCACCAACATCTTGTCTACACTCTCTCTTACATGCTCATGAATACTTCAACACAGGACTGCAGACAGAGTGGAACCGTCCACAGAACTAGGTCAATGTATTGACATTGACAAGCATCGAAAAAACAACAAAGAAGGGCACAGGTTGTAATTCTAGTTCAAGAAAGGACTGTGATTCCCCTCTCATAATAGACAACACACCAAGCATGGCAGTGAAGGAGACATAGAAATGGTCTGAACCAAAGGGGCGCGTGTGAGGGCATGACAAATGGTCATTGGAGAGTAGGGGTACATTCCCTCGGATGCATGGGGTGATGAAATGGAGAGACAACTGGGGGAATACGATCGACCATGGAGGATGAAGTCGGAGGTGAGGCACGTTGACAGACAACTCGGTAACCAGAACTATACATACCCGCACGTGCTGCACAGGGAGAGCAGGTAGAGAAGGGCACATTATTTGAATACAGCCTTAAGGATTACCTTTAGATAAACTGAGTCCAGATCACTCACAAATGCTAGTCACACAAGCTTCCTCTAAACCTTAGCATGTCAGTTTTGAGATCATATTCAGCGTTGACCAAGCTGCTAAGCTTCAATTTCTCTCCATTTCCCCTCATATAAACACTTCACCCTCCTTGTCCAATTACCTTATAAGCAGCATTGGGCAGCAGGTTGTTCATGGTGAACCAGCCCAGCTCCAGGAGATGCTCTGCCGTGTCATCGGACTTATTTAGCTGTGGAGACCAAAATAACAAATGTGTAAAATCCTGCAGCCAATTTCTGGCCCAGTGAGACCTGACAACATGTATCCACACTCATACAGGACTACCTGTAATTTCTCGCTTATTAAACTAGGTTTATACACTGATTTCTCAACATTTtttcagctagctagctagatagatagatactttattgacccccaaggggaaattcaaggtctcagtagcatacagacatcacacactacatgcactaacagcagagaaagtaataaaagtatataatataaaaaacacaactaagcaataaggacagaagataaagaatatactaaaatgagGTTTATGCTAGATTTATACACAGAGGGCTATACATGGGAATATATACTGCTGATCTGCAGGCTGGCTTTAAAGGGCTTCCCGAGAACAACAGCTGACCCGTGCTTCTGGAGCTCCAGCCTGGTTGGACGTTCAAGAGCACCTGACCccatgttaacgttagcctactgctAAATTTGCGATGAACTGTTCAAGAGCATAATGTTGCCACTTGATGAGAGTCATCAATGTCTAACGCccatgatttattattttttgtgtgtgtttttgtgaattttctgttattatttattttttcaattattattgtttcataacaatgttttccttttgtcttGAGTTGTCGTGTGCATTATCTTTTtgcatgtatttttttctgttggATCATATTTAAAAttacatttcaaaatgttttgaaaatggATGATTGCTCCAAAATCACTAAGTAATTGTGTTCAATAATCATGATCTTACTATTGAACAAAATAATCGTAATAATGATTTTTGCCATAATCGAGCAGCTTTAATTCTGATTCAATGGGCTATTGGGCACTGTGGTTAATACACTGTGTGCAGTCAATACacaattttgtattttttaaacagcataaaacacAGTCATGCGGTTTATACAAAACGGTAGTCATATGCTATTAACATCAGCTAAGTTAATGTAGGTTACCATTCTAAGCTTGCTAGTAAATCTATCTTAAATTAActttcaaaaaaataataagggTAATACACAGGACATGACTGTATGCGGAGGTCGTGCTGTCCCACCTTGCTGTACATGAACCTCTGGAGCTCCAGCTCGGCGATGCCTAGCTGACCGTCCTCCTCTGTCAAGCACCAGCGCGCCTGGGCAAAGTAGATCTCCGTGCGCCGTACCACGCTCACGTCTTCCGGAGGTTTCCGCAGCTCCAGCTTGTTGGCCCTCTGCAGCTGGAAGTCCTTAAAACACCTGGGGGGAGGGATGGGGCATAACTATGGGAACTCTAAGTGATGCCTTTTTCTAAATAGATGACTATCAATTTATTAACCAGTAAAAAAGGAATCGAGTCAGTACACCAGATATcgctccagaaaaaaaaaaaacccaccttTCACGTGACTTTTTGGGCCCTTCCTCATTAAATGTAATCGGGGACAATATCTGGTGTGTAGACTGGTGTGCCTTATTTACAGACTTTTTCTCTGTCCAGCACCTTGAGTTTACCTGTTCTGGATGTGCGTGCCCCTTGTTGATATTCCCATAAACCATTAACCACAAAGTAGTTCAAATGTAATTGGGTATAAGCACCGGTTTATCAGTCGCCACGACTAGAAAAGGATTACCTATTTCTGATGTGCAGTGATAGTTCTAATATTTATTGACTAGTTTGCCATGGTACACACTGTGCTCAATATCTCTCTATGAGTGTTTGGCTGTGTCAGCTACTGTGCAGCAGCACTGGCTCACCTAATGAGGATGTTGAGCTCCTCACTCTTCATCTGCAGGTCCGTCTTCTCCTGGTTGAGCTGGTTCTGTAGCTTCAGGTTGATGTCCGACAGCTCACTGCCTCTCAACTCGTCCTGCTGCGATTGGAAGACGTACACGGACAGAGACGTTAAGAACAAGTCAGTAAGTGCAGGTCCAAGTTTCTGAACTCATGGGCCCTATTTTGATTAATGGGCAAACaaagtgataataataataataatacattttatttgtagtGCACTGTAATggccttgttcaagggcacaacagtggaaggcgggaattgaacccacaacttttcaggctcctacatgctagtccagctccttagccaccaCTCTTCTACTCATCCCCTCGGATATCGGCTGGTTATTCTTGCACATGCACATGGTGTTGAATTAGCAAATATATTTTGTCTAGTTATTAAGTTAGTTAGTCTTTTAAAGttagttttttttaaagactttgcactttgagaTTTCTTGTAAAATGTAAAGTAATATAATtgatgtaagtcgctttggataaaagcgtctgctgaatgaataaatgtcaatgtaaatgtaaatgacaGTGGTGCGGCGCGGGCGCTGACCCTGATGTTGCTGTAGATCTGCTTCTCCAGGTGTCGGATCTGGGCCACGTGCTGACGGACGGCCTCCTGTAGGTGCAGGATGCTGCTGCGCTGCTCCTCGGGGTTGCTGGAGATCTCCAGCTGGAAGCGCACCCTCTGCTTTTTCTCACTGTGCTCCTGCAGCACAACACCAGAGCCCCACACATGAACACAGGCTGACAGAGAGCTCTTCAAACAAGTATGCCATTAAAAAAATGCAGTTAAGTTTGCAATTAAGAAAACTCGGTGAGTtgtacagttttgaaaacgaacgttaagggttgttttaaggacatgtttgtgcatgcacatagccagccactctgaagcagtcataggtgattcaaaacgagtcaaaaagtcgagacaggacccatcgtcaaaatttgtgtgtccaccactctagttcattcaaaacaaaccagaaaaggaactcaaagtgctaaataccggaattatcctttaaggtaaattaacgactgcatagttcccctttaaaggAGTAGTGACTGAGCTTCAGCTGACCTTCCTCTTGGGCTCCACGTGCAGCAGCAGGTTGTTGACAATGTCTAGGATCATGGCATACTGAACAGGGTTGGTGGAGATCTCCAGGTCATGGTGGATGAGCGTGAATGTGTCCACAGCACCTAGAGAGGATGATAGGGACAGTGCTCTCAGTGCCAGCATCATTTGGGTCTATGGACTAGGAGTGTTTTTTGACAGAGGGAAAGCTATCCTAGAAGATTCACAGGATAACAACACACTACTCAAACAATTTTTGTATGGGTACTGACCAAACATGTATCAATTTGATTACAGGGATTTACTGTACCTACCCATCCTACTTTCGCTCCTTTAACTTAAAGATCTTTTAAAGAAAAGTTGGGGCGAGCTACCCCAGATTGAGAAGCTCATGAAGCCAGCGCCTCTCACCAGCCTGTTTGTTGAGCAGGTCCTCTTTCTCGTGGTCGTTGCGGATCTCTGGCGGTTTGATCTGCGTGGCCAGCTCAGGGTCGATGTCGTGGCTGTAGCCGATGTAGTACATGCGGCAGCTACAGCGGGAGATGATGCGCTGCACCTGAGGCGTCTCCTGCACCTGAGACGGCTGGTTCCAGTCTGGGGGGTGAGGAGCAGACCAGTCAGCTACGTTGAAATCATTAAAAAATGTTTACATTCTCGAAGGAAAAGAGGACACAATGGCTGATGCTCTCAATAGAGAGAACAAAAATATTTATGGcgatgaaaatctgaaaaacaTTCTCTTAGAGACatgaaatgtgtttattttagttcAGTCAAGGTAAAGTCACCGATTGCCGTCACTAACTATTTTCAGCGGTCCCAAAAGTGGAAACTTTTTCTTAAATGGtgctttttgtgaaaaaagGCGGCTCTGCATGAATTTTTTAAAAGTACGCCGACAAGAGCCGTCTTTGTGAGAGTGGGGAGATAAAGAGGCAGGAAGGTGGGGAGACGGGTGGAGTCATCTTACCAGTGGTGGTGCTGACCATGCCTCCTACGGCCTGACCACTCTCCATCAGCTCCAGAACGGAGTCCAGGTTCCGCTGACGGTGCTCTTCAATGTTCTTCACCTGCACAGCGACACAGAGGGGAGAATGTTAGAGCAGGGAACCTTCTGATGAGCTCACGGAGATCACTGGACTAAGGAATGGTGCCATGACTCACGTAATTGAaattacaaacaaaaaaagaatatgAACAATTCTCCAACACAGCAGTTTGTGAAACACCACTTAGAGACACTGCAACAACAAAAGGATGCATATATTAAACAGCACAGATCACTGCTTAATCTCCACGCAAAACAGCTATCAACTACCAATCCCCCCCTCCTAAACTCAAGGCTCCAGTCCATTTCTCACCTCTAGCCAGAGCTGCCAGTCTTCCTGGTCTGAAGGGTTGGACTCCATGGTGGCGAAGTACTGCATGCCATCCAGCAGGCAGGTCCAGGTGGTCTTCTGCTTGAGCGTGTCGTTGTACCAGGCTGGGTGGTGCTCGTTCTGCAGGAGCTGGGCTTTCGCTGCAGACACCAGAACACAGCCGGCCGTCTCGGCACCACGCAACATCATCTgagcaaacacaacacaacacatgcacaggAGACACGTTAATAGAACAGACCATAAACTTGGATTAGGTTCAGGGGGAATTTTGTGGTAGTATAGAGGTGGGAATATTGTAGAGTAAGGTCAAGGGATCTCAATCAATTTACAGAAACAGAATAACTGAATTTATTGAAACACTTCTATTTCAGGTCTTCCATCTATGCACCAATAATTGTCACTACTTCCTAATTATGATTTTACAAAGGGAACAAATTCATTCATTGAACCAGAATAATTAGTGACTTTTGTGGTCTGAAACACACCTGACCGTTGACCAGCTCAATGTACCAGTTGCGGTTGTACACATCGTCTGTCTGGCAGGCGGCGATGCCACAGAGCTGGTCGCTCACACCCGACTCCTCCTCTGAGAACACCACAAACTTATCAGTCTCCTCGATGAGCCTCTGCAGCATGGAGGTCCCTGTTAGGAGGGGAAGCATGGAAAAGATGAGTCAGTGGTCTTCAGCCAAGGGAGTCGGCCAACGCAAAAAAGGATTGCTACAACAATATCACCACCGTCAGGTCACAGTCAAACTCAAGAACCACAGTGATTCTAGAGCCTTCTGTCTTACAAATACAGAAACATGAACCATTCTGAAAGGAAAACATCACAGAAAGGTAAGGAGGCTTTTTGAAAGACTAACTGTTACATctgcgctccacacacacacacacacacacacacacacacacacaccttctgagTGGCTCTTGTCGGCACGTGAGGGCAGGGTGATGGTAGGGGTGGAGGGGGCGGTGCTGGGCGAGTATGTGGAGCCCGTGCGCTTGAGCTTCTTGGCCTGCAGCTGCGTGTCGATCCTCAGGCCCTTGAGCGCCTCCGTGGACAAGTTCCTCTTTAGCACAGCCGCCTTCTTGTAGCCATCGTACAGGCCGAAGGCGATGTTCCTGTTGGTGGGTGTCCAGGAGGCACGCAGGTCCACCAggcacagtttgtgtgtgtaaggggcaTTACTATCATCTTTCGAACTCGTCTCCTACAGCAGGGGAGAGAATGCGGTCAGTGTGGTTCTGAAGGGTCAGAATTCATGGTGCCCTCCCAAAAAACGTATCATATATAATTTGGTACATTATATACAATGTGTGAGTTTTTGGCTTTCCTTTAATGTGTCCCAATACTCCCACCCATAGgtataatgtatgtatgtaaagaTATTTAGAATACAGCATATACAAATAGGAAAGAGTATGCAGTAATGGAAAGTGACATAAATCAATATTACACTCTCTTGTGTTAGTGGTGGCTGTGTGCGTCTTGTCCCTTACCTCCTCCATACGGTTGCTCTGTCTCTGGTAGCTGAGGGAGGACAGGCTGAGCAGGTGGGTCTTCTTCACCTGGGCGTTGATCTGGTGGTCGGCCGTCTCGTCCCAGGTGGAGGCCATGAGGTGCACGGTGACCAGCGAGAGGTCGCTGACCATCTGCGTCACGCTCCACTCCGAGATCAGCCTCCTCATTACCGTCCCAGCTACAGAAAGCACACATCCCATGAGCACTAGTGTTTGACTTACCATTATACCCATCATTGTGTCATGTAcactgtgtgttgatgtgtatcTACAGTATGGTAGAGCGCTTATTATTCATAACACAAGTCTATGTAACCATTATCACACCGAGCATTTTAGACCAATCCAAATGGCTGCTCCATCGTGCCATATGGGTGACATATGTGTATCTatatgtgtctggtgtgtgtgtctcaccctgTGGGATGAGTCTCTGGGCTCCTCTGGTGAAGACGCGGCCCTTAGAGCACTCCACCTGAATGCCTCGCTGCTGCGCAAATGAGGCCCAGTAATGCACCTGCAGGATGGTCATGAAGGGAGCAGGGTATGAGCGTGAGCAAGGTCATAGGTCATCGGTCAAGGTCATTCATGTACTAATAGTAGCAACCTAGGGCAGGAGCAGTCTCTTTTTGGTAACTCTTTTATTTTAGCGCGCCTGCTGATTTGACGCTACCAGAGCACGAAGACAAGCAATTTGCTTCCTTCAGATACAGGTCTTTTTGtaacctctctgtacactttcaaagtttacaatactttggTTTGTCTGTACAGTAGGGACTCTCACCATACACCATACCACAATGGTGTAATTATATTTCGACAATTGTAGCGTTTGTTTTTTGATGTGCTAACTGGCCCCCTTAGCTTTCACTATAAGCCCATTCAGTGTTACGCAAAAAAGAGTCTTGCTCAAAATTCCACCAATTAACATAATTTTGTTCTGATTCAAATGTTTGAACTTGTTAACTACCATAATCAGACCCTAGGCTGTTTTTACTCCGGAGTTACACTTTTATGTTAGGGTGTCAAGAGTCCCAAACTTCAACCCATAGCCACTTTTTTTCCTTCCCCAAAGAGAGGCCACTTTGGCAAAGTATTGTACCAAGCAATTCGTATTGTACTAATGATCTGTAGGTACACAAAAATACATTATGTATGGACAACATAAGTAAGTGATATTACAAATTGCTACATAGGTTGTTACACTGTACTTCATTATGTAGAAACACTGGAACAAGGACCCCGTATAAATAAAGTGTATAAGTTGCATAGATGCGTCTCAAAGTGGCTTCTTTAGTGTGCTTAGCACTATCTGTGCAATAAAAAGATTGTTGTGTGCAAAGTGTGgccttttctccttttcttaTAGTAGCACTGATATTTGGCAAACTGCCAGTAAGGTACTATAGACTTGTTACTTTTTGTACATAAGCAGGTTCCAAGTGAATAATGAATGGCAGTGGAAATACTAGCAAGTGGCACACCTTACAGTATATCAGGAATATACAATAACACCGAGTAGAAAGAAATGAGTCATTTGAATCATGCTGaatgtccaccagatggcgctcTGTCAGTGGCCTGTGGCCTCACCTGGAGCTGGGGGAAGGCGGCGGTGAAGGACATCTGCTTGTAGTGCTGGCCCAGCTTCTTGCGGACGGGCCTAAGGCTGTGGAAGAGCTTCCCCCGGCAGATGGGCCGGGACACACCGGTCCACGTGGCCCAGAAATTCTGCATCCAGCGCAGGGTGCTGCTGTACAGGAGGATCCGCGGCTGGCAGGGttctgagaacacacacacacacacacacacacacacacacacacgcacgcacgcacgcacacacacacacacgcacatcaagGTAAGATCTGACTAACACTGCCACTCAAAGAGGCCTGACAACCTTGAAAAAGTAACTGGAAATTAGAGGTCTGTGTGGGTTAGATTTTTCTGCAACATTCCATCCTGCTCCTACAAAAATACTTTGTCATGTAATTTTTAGTCCTGCTACCGCCCGCATCTGAGACAttatgtcccgctcccgcctaTTAAAGCCTCCACAGCTATGCAGGAGGGATATTCAGTTCTgctttctgtctcacacacaactAAGAAAGACTGCTAGATGTCTAGCAGTTTCTTGGTACTGAATGTAGAAAGAAAGGCACCAGCATCTAGCCTAGAGCCTAGAGCCTACTAGTGGTGCCCTTTTCGTCTGTCATGCTTTAGACTTTGTTGAATTTCAACAACGGAGCAGCAGGAAATAACTGACCCCACATATATCCAACAGTTAGGTTGCTTGAAGCCCGTCTTATTTATTGCTGCCAAACAGAACATTCAGCACAACTTTAATTATGTACACTACTTTTAATACTCActtctatattttattttacgcACATATATAatttgtttctgtttctgtttctcccACTCCCGCAAACGCACCGCTCTCATCCCACGCCCACACAGAGCTTTCAAAACTTGTCCCCGCCGACCCGTGGGTCTCGTGGGACTACCACGGGGGTGCAGACCTCTACTGGAAATGCCCAGTATCAAACACTAGAATGGTTACTGTGTTCACACACAGAATAGAACATTTCACTCCTCAATTTATGTCAAGAGAGGTTTCACCTAAATGAGTACCGTCAGACATCATTAAAAATGGGCCTTTGTGTGGGAGCTATTCCGACCTGTGCCGCAGTGCTGGTTGAGGTCCATGGTGATGGACAGGTTGAGGTTCTCAGAGCGGAAGGCCCGGTAGGAATCATGGGACTGGCCGGAGGTGACGTCGGCCACATTCTCCGCGCAGCACAGCTGCACAGAGTGGTGGTCGTGAGGGTTGCCATGGCACAGCCACTGGAGGTCAAGGGTCATACACAGGTTAGGCAGGTGCAGGAAACAGATGTCATCATACCTGTTGGAGGGGATTTTAATGGAAAAGACAGTTATTAGATAAAAAGCAGCAAAACGTGTCTAATGTCACTCAACACAGCCTGTGAGCCAGTCACAGCTTTTGTCAATTACTCCTTGGGTAGACAACAGCATCCTTACTTGGAGGCCGTCCTGACATTGACATCCAGGTCTCCCTTGAAGACAAACTGTCCAGGTTTCCAGTCAAAGTTTAGCTTCATCCACTCCCAGTGCATGTTTTCCGTTGTGTTGTAAGGGTCCTACAAAGCAAAACCTCATTCAGCTCCATTGTTGTGTAAATCTATTCAACATTATTTTAAATCACTaacattttttgttgttgatcttTTAGTCACCAGCATATGAAATTTGGTTTAACCAATGATGAATTGAAAAATGTGCTGAAGTTCACTGCTAGCGGCAGTACCTCGGTGGCGAGCTGGTGCAGGTTGGCCTGCTCGATGTCCATGACCCAGCGCCCGTGCATCAGCAGGCGGCTCTTGTCCCACCAGGCCAGCGTGGGGGACGGATCCGCCGTGGGCTTGGTCAGCAGGTCCACCACCTGGCCAATCAGAGTCCAGGCAGGGTCCCAGCATGGCCCCCACACAATAGTGTAGAGGGAGATGTCCGCTGTGGGGAGTAGAATACATGAGACAATGAGCTTTCTGAGGGATGTACTCGGTTCaaatatatatgatatattatatgatatgataatatatttgatattttactgtatgtattttgtatataaaacttgtataatgtatattttatatatacacacctttttttttcttaaatcaCAAAATATTTCCCATCAATATACTCATAAATGCACATAAATGACAGAGGAATAGATCAAAACATGAAAAGGATTGAAACTGAAACTGTAATGGGTTTTGCTCACAGCGAACATCGTAGTAGAATTTGAGTGGCGGCATGTTCCTCAGGACGTTCACATCACCCCAAGGCTGGCCCAGGTGTATCACCTGTCGGCGCCGCGCACGTGGATGCCCATCCTGCTCCGCCCCGACCAGCCGTCCAGACAGGGTCCACTCTCGGATCTCAAACAGGTAACGAGGGTAGTCTCGGATACGCACTGTTCCACATCACACCATGGGAGAACGAGCAGGAATTCAAACAACTACAGCTCACACTAAGCAGATgccattcactcattcattcattaatggAAAATAACTGCCAAGGTGTCTGCTGCTAATTTTTCATATATTCCATaaatatgtaatatatatatatatatatatatatatatatatatatatatatatatatatatacacatttacTATATATACTTTATTAATCTCATGCTGGTATAGATCATGATTGTGAAGTCAAATATCACTCCAAAACCACAGTGTCTCTTGCAGACTCACCCAGGTAGGCGGAGAGCTTGAAGCTGATAGCGCGGCACCACTGGACCGCCAACGGCAGGCCGTCCCGGGGGAAGGGACTGACGCTGTCAATGTCCCTCAGCTGCTCGCGGACGCGCTCGGGCCCGTGCAGCGCCCGGTCGGCCAGCACGACCAGCTCCAGGTCGGCCACCGTCCAGGTAAGCAGCGACTTGCGCATGGGCGTGTTGGCGTAGAGGCGTCGCGAGCGTTGGATGTAGATCTCGATGTGCTTGCGCTCGAGAGACGTGTAAAGCTCCTCGATCTTACGTGCGGGCAGCAGCTCGCCGTGCTGCTTGCGCAGCTCAGCCACCTTGCGGTCGAGCAGCTGCAGCCGCTTAGAGCTCTCCTTGCTCTCGTCCTTCATCAGCTCGTAATTGTCGCGCAGCTTGATCTCGAACACGTCGTCCAGGAAGACGAAGGAGAACTGGCTGACCCGAATGAGCACATCCGGGGGCAGGCGCTGGGCCTCAGCAGGCGGGATCGCGGGACCTCCGCCAGGGCTAACGCCGACCCCACCATCACCAGCGCCAGCGCCGCTCTGGTGCAGGGTCTTCAGCCACTTCTGGACACTGATAGCCTTGTCAAAGGTGTTGGAGAAGTTGTACTGGTAGGGGAACTCCACACCCAGGCTGGGGATGGTGAAGAGCCAGACGCGGTTGGAGGCGGTGGTCAGGAAGGGGAAGGCCTCGCGCTGCAGACgtgcctcctccagctcctccagcaTCTGCAGCTCCGCGTCCGAGAACGTGAAGATGTCGTTGCCGTCGAAGTTGAAGACCAGCCGC is a genomic window of Alosa sapidissima isolate fAloSap1 chromosome 15, fAloSap1.pri, whole genome shotgun sequence containing:
- the LOC121683677 gene encoding protein KIAA0100-like isoform X2 encodes the protein MSVLVIALLVFLVLGILAIICFRWIVCSLAVRLCAKVLNAELKIKSVGLFSVRGISLQFRPQHTLEIDKIWISSKLLNQDLPRYLALCVGETRVRVDLLEPVTPRLPQTPKKDNEGKFPLSPSTLHFLSQLLSLHIDSINVMVLNLALSESLWHMTTTGITLLLDHQAKRLAWDFSVGQLSSKVLKSSRLDTCLAEVSLSLSVLGDVSLPELRPGRLELSVRTLLAELHEGLFLSQLLLPPPGPAQTNAVTECEEDLFIQTAALDQFHQLLPQKVNVEFENTNITLSMHSQKRHLNWTLKSLKVGYGRDDQQPPLRNFTPELSFPQSNLELLLEDGLLLSQSRQRILCLNTLKAVLQVTSVDISGSVTVNTCIIHYRHQEFSHWLDLLSWEQLFHRKTAQRKKCFPHLDAPVLITCAVSNVNVSVQLGDTPPFAVGFISTSAELRHLLEASEDSESRSSSRGQQRASVSLDHFWWRVGQGSHIQQALHPPGKHVWGEALILDSFTLQGSCGEPEGRSPESPGPARSLSVESSLKGLQVEVSETCALCLSRLLSLFIPSGTRKAAVPVPTPATPSTLLLSLELSLDDVNVFTLSNVAGAVVLRVDTVHATGSGESSRLAVKGVALSVVKVLTDSVEPCCPAADIPCPILSLSSVASSYHPGNHSLELQCEEALSVQWTPSDHMFMYHHVTETKASWSALSSALRPFEGQEPSEEEEEERKQTETAAASLAESRTLSLSLDLKSCSLTAHVGEQNYILLQADVLSISKQAGVVCGKSPRLVFNFDGNDIFTFSDAELQMLEELEEARLQREAFPFLTTASNRVWLFTIPSLGVEFPYQYNFSNTFDKAISVQKWLKTLHQSGAGAGDGGVGVSPGGGPAIPPAEAQRLPPDVLIRVSQFSFVFLDDVFEIKLRDNYELMKDESKESSKRLQLLDRKVAELRKQHGELLPARKIEELYTSLERKHIEIYIQRSRRLYANTPMRKSLLTWTVADLELVVLADRALHGPERVREQLRDIDSVSPFPRDGLPLAVQWCRAISFKLSAYLVRIRDYPRYLFEIREWTLSGRLVGAEQDGHPRARRRQVIHLGQPWGDVNVLRNMPPLKFYYDVRSDISLYTIVWGPCWDPAWTLIGQVVDLLTKPTADPSPTLAWWDKSRLLMHGRWVMDIEQANLHQLATEDPYNTTENMHWEWMKLNFDWKPGQFVFKGDLDVNVRTASKYDDICFLHLPNLCMTLDLQWLCHGNPHDHHSVQLCCAENVADVTSGQSHDSYRAFRSENLNLSITMDLNQHCGTEPCQPRILLYSSTLRWMQNFWATWTGVSRPICRGKLFHSLRPVRKKLGQHYKQMSFTAAFPQLQVHYWASFAQQRGIQVECSKGRVFTRGAQRLIPQAGTVMRRLISEWSVTQMVSDLSLVTVHLMASTWDETADHQINAQVKKTHLLSLSSLSYQRQSNRMEEETSSKDDSNAPYTHKLCLVDLRASWTPTNRNIAFGLYDGYKKAAVLKRNLSTEALKGLRIDTQLQAKKLKRTGSTYSPSTAPSTPTITLPSRADKSHSEGTSMLQRLIEETDKFVVFSEEESGVSDQLCGIAACQTDDVYNRNWYIELVNGQMMLRGAETAGCVLVSAAKAQLLQNEHHPAWYNDTLKQKTTWTCLLDGMQYFATMESNPSDQEDWQLWLEVKNIEEHRQRNLDSVLELMESGQAVGGMVSTTTDWNQPSQVQETPQVQRIISRCSCRMYYIGYSHDIDPELATQIKPPEIRNDHEKEDLLNKQAGAVDTFTLIHHDLEISTNPVQYAMILDIVNNLLLHVEPKRKEHSEKKQRVRFQLEISSNPEEQRSSILHLQEAVRQHVAQIRHLEKQIYSNIRQDELRGSELSDINLKLQNQLNQEKTDLQMKSEELNILIRCFKDFQLQRANKLELRKPPEDVSVVRRTEIYFAQARWCLTEEDGQLGIAELELQRFMYSKLNKSDDTAEHLLELGWFTMNNLLPNAAYKVVLRPQSPCQSARQLALRIFSKVRPPVGGISVKEHFEVNVVPLTIQLMYQFFKRMMGFFFPGRNVEEEEVGDEEDKFRLVTTGIPVVKPRQLSEDSIAGLGTSKSVTQGLNRTAGVRRSFRKPPEHPVDDIDKMKERAAMNNSFIYIKIPQVPLCVSYKGEKSSVDWKDLNLVLPCLEYHNNTWTWLDFAMAVKRDSRKALVAQMIKEKLRLKPASGSEARGKAMVEGRQTDSSLQQQEEEDKARLLIGLSSSDKSSSKKSIFSRRK